A stretch of the Elephas maximus indicus isolate mEleMax1 chromosome 3, mEleMax1 primary haplotype, whole genome shotgun sequence genome encodes the following:
- the TNFAIP8L2 gene encoding tumor necrosis factor alpha-induced protein 8-like protein 2: MEPFSSKSLALQAEKKLLSKMAGRSVAHLFIDETSSEVLDELYRVSKEYTHSRPQAQRVIKDLIKVAVKVAVLHRSGCFGPSELDLAARFRQKLRQGAMTALSFGEVDFTFEAAVLAHLLTECRDMLLELVEHHLTPKSHGRIRHVFDHFSDPSLLTALYGPDFTQHLGKICDGLRKLLDEGKL; the protein is encoded by the coding sequence ATGGAGCCTTTCAGTTCAAAGAGTCTGGCACTGCAAGCAGAGAAGAAGCTACTCAGTAAGATGGCAGGTAGGTCTGTGGCCCATCTCTTCATCGACGAGACAAGCAGTGAGGTGCTAGATGAGCTCTACCGTGTGTCCAAAGAGTACACGCACAGCCGGCCCCAGGCCCAGCGGGTTATAAAGGACCTGATCAAGGTAGCTGTCAAGGTGGCTGTGCTACACCGCAGCGGCTGCTTTGGCCCCAGCGAACTGGACCTGGCTGCCCGTTTTCGCCAGAAGCTGCGGCAGGGCGCCATGACAGCACTTAGCTTCGGCGAGGTGGACTTCACCTTTGAGGCTGCCGTGCTGGCCCACCTGCTGACCGAGTGCCGAGATATGCTGCTGGAGCTGGTGGAGCACCACCTTACGCCCAAGTCACATGGCCGCATCCGCCATGTGTTTGATCACTTCTCTGACCCGAGTCTGCTCACGGCCCTCTATGGGCCTGACTTCACTCAGCACCTTGGCAAGATCTGTGATGGGCTCAGGAAGCTGCTGGACGAGGGGAAGCTCTGA